A DNA window from Hippea jasoniae contains the following coding sequences:
- the atpH gene encoding ATP synthase F1 subunit delta → MIDRKVSIRYAKALIELCDEKKLNLDDVVKELLQLKGYFEANPEVLEYLSAYVVGLDKRFEVIDQLSDDDLLRNFMKYLIRKGRFKFIPQIIEIFSDLVDEKLNRVKAVVKSAVELTEEEKQQLSSSLTNKLNKDVEFTFEVDSSIMGGIIVKVKDVVYDGSIKTYLANLEQRLMKLSF, encoded by the coding sequence ATGATAGATAGAAAGGTTTCTATAAGATACGCAAAGGCTTTGATTGAGTTATGCGATGAAAAAAAACTAAACCTTGATGATGTTGTAAAAGAGTTGTTGCAACTTAAAGGGTATTTTGAAGCAAACCCCGAGGTGCTTGAATACCTTTCAGCTTATGTCGTTGGTCTGGATAAGAGGTTTGAGGTTATTGATCAGCTAAGTGACGATGATCTTTTGAGGAATTTTATGAAATATCTTATTAGAAAAGGTAGATTTAAATTTATTCCTCAGATTATTGAGATTTTTAGCGACCTTGTAGATGAGAAATTAAATAGGGTTAAAGCTGTAGTAAAGAGTGCTGTTGAACTAACAGAGGAAGAAAAACAGCAGTTATCTTCATCTCTTACAAATAAACTAAATAAAGATGTTGAGTTTACCTTTGAGGTGGATTCATCCATTATGGGCGGGATAATTGTTAAGGTTAAAGATGTTGTTTATGATGGCAGTATAAAAACATATCTTGCCAATTTAGAACAGAGATTAATGAAACTTTCATTTTAA
- a CDS encoding ABC transporter ATP-binding protein → MEKKPLLRIYDVYKSFGGIRAVDGVSFDLFKKQIKAVVGPNGAGKTTLFNIITGLYKADRGKIELFGEDITNCKSHKLIKKGIARTFQNIQLISDLTVFENIAIGAHHLFETNLLEAFLGLYKKNEKKVFEKLKWIIRFLKIEEYVDLYPDELPFGIKRIVEIGRAIASNPKLLLLDEPAAGLNESESEQLLNIIFRVWERGTTILLIDHDIEFVASCSHSIVVMDSGKKIAEGLPSEVLNDERVIRAYIGE, encoded by the coding sequence ATGGAAAAAAAGCCTCTATTAAGAATTTATGATGTTTATAAAAGTTTCGGAGGTATAAGGGCTGTTGATGGTGTGAGTTTTGATCTGTTTAAAAAGCAAATAAAAGCAGTTGTTGGTCCTAATGGGGCGGGCAAGACTACGCTTTTTAATATAATAACAGGCCTTTATAAGGCAGACAGAGGCAAAATCGAACTTTTTGGTGAAGATATAACCAATTGCAAGTCTCATAAACTTATTAAAAAAGGTATTGCACGCACATTTCAAAATATTCAGTTAATCAGTGATTTGACAGTGTTTGAAAATATTGCAATAGGTGCACATCACCTGTTTGAGACAAATCTTCTTGAGGCTTTTTTGGGTTTATATAAAAAAAATGAAAAAAAAGTTTTTGAAAAACTGAAGTGGATTATCCGTTTTTTAAAGATAGAGGAGTATGTTGATCTGTATCCAGATGAATTGCCGTTTGGAATAAAGCGTATTGTTGAGATTGGGAGGGCTATTGCATCAAACCCAAAGCTTTTGCTGCTTGATGAACCAGCTGCGGGTTTAAATGAATCCGAAAGCGAGCAGTTGTTGAATATTATATTTAGAGTCTGGGAGAGGGGAACCACAATTCTACTCATAGACCACGATATCGAATTTGTTGCAAGCTGCTCACACTCCATCGTTGTGATGGATTCAGGAAAAAAGATTGCAGAGGGTTTGCCAAGCGAAGTATTAAACGATGAAAGAGTTATAAGGGCTTATATAGGTGAGTGA
- a CDS encoding ArsB/NhaD family transporter, producing MKKTLFVVLFFVFFVNVVSAATLRVGGVLKNQHETPIDGVEVKIIYNHKVLATTETTDQGTYFIEIPIKNEINPKDVSIEFKKTTYKTINQPIRNILKSTLPDGSTIYISSVNDTLYRAITPAFWIALVVLILTFLLISIEALHRTVAAFLGASILLFVSYTLGIFNENFFVISFEEAVKAIDFNVILLLMSMMVIVGIMKKTGVFQWLAYKSYALSKGNVFKLSIILMFVTAIVSAFLDNVTTMLLIAPVSIEIALMLNINPLSLLIPEVIASNMGGTATLIGDPPNIMIGSYAQLTFNQFLINLGDVIFIILIVNVFVMKLFFGKEYKKGHIENVDALLAKLREEYKITDYKLLKYSLFILGFVILLFVTHGFLHMEPSIAAMIGAALLLVFSGVDITEMMEHEVEWTTLVFFMMLFIIVEASVQTGVIMFVASWVKDLAGNSLALAIILIIWVSAIASAIVDNIPFTATMLPVVAYLTRTIPDAGNTLWWALALGACLGGNGTLIGASANVVTAGISERAGYPITFKEFLKVGAPATAISVAIGMIWLLLGG from the coding sequence ATGAAAAAAACCTTGTTTGTGGTTCTTTTTTTTGTTTTCTTTGTTAATGTTGTATCTGCGGCAACCTTGCGTGTTGGTGGTGTTTTAAAAAACCAGCATGAGACCCCGATTGATGGTGTTGAGGTTAAAATTATTTACAATCACAAAGTGCTTGCAACCACAGAAACCACCGATCAAGGCACATACTTCATTGAGATTCCTATAAAAAATGAAATAAACCCAAAGGATGTTTCTATAGAATTCAAAAAAACCACCTACAAAACAATCAATCAGCCGATAAGAAATATATTAAAATCAACGCTTCCTGACGGTTCAACAATCTACATTTCCTCTGTAAACGACACGCTTTACAGAGCTATAACACCCGCATTCTGGATAGCTTTGGTTGTCTTAATTTTAACTTTTTTGTTGATTTCCATAGAGGCATTGCACAGGACGGTGGCTGCGTTTCTTGGTGCCAGTATCTTGCTGTTTGTTTCCTACACCTTGGGAATTTTTAATGAAAACTTCTTTGTTATTTCATTTGAAGAGGCGGTAAAGGCTATCGATTTTAATGTTATTTTGCTTTTGATGAGCATGATGGTGATTGTTGGCATAATGAAAAAAACAGGTGTTTTCCAGTGGCTTGCCTATAAATCTTATGCATTGAGTAAGGGTAATGTGTTTAAGCTTTCAATAATCTTGATGTTTGTAACGGCAATTGTAAGTGCCTTTCTTGATAATGTCACAACGATGCTTTTGATAGCCCCTGTATCAATTGAGATTGCGCTTATGCTGAATATAAACCCATTGAGTTTATTGATTCCTGAAGTCATTGCATCAAATATGGGAGGGACGGCAACCTTAATAGGTGATCCTCCAAACATTATGATAGGTTCATATGCCCAGTTAACATTTAACCAGTTTTTGATAAACCTTGGTGATGTAATTTTTATAATCCTCATAGTAAATGTGTTCGTTATGAAGCTATTTTTTGGAAAGGAGTATAAGAAGGGTCATATTGAGAATGTTGATGCACTGCTGGCAAAATTAAGAGAGGAATATAAAATTACAGATTATAAATTACTTAAATATTCTTTGTTTATCTTAGGTTTTGTCATACTCCTCTTTGTAACCCATGGTTTTTTGCATATGGAGCCATCGATTGCAGCTATGATCGGAGCAGCATTACTGCTTGTATTTAGTGGTGTTGATATAACAGAGATGATGGAACATGAGGTTGAATGGACCACGCTGGTATTTTTTATGATGCTGTTTATTATTGTTGAGGCGAGTGTGCAGACAGGTGTTATTATGTTTGTTGCAAGCTGGGTTAAGGATCTTGCAGGAAATAGTCTAGCGCTTGCAATTATTTTAATAATTTGGGTAAGTGCTATTGCATCTGCAATTGTGGATAATATACCATTTACTGCTACTATGCTGCCTGTTGTTGCTTATCTTACCCGCACAATACCTGATGCGGGCAATACACTTTGGTGGGCTTTAGCTTTAGGTGCATGCCTTGGAGGAAATGGAACGCTTATCGGTGCAAGTGCCAATGTTGTTACTGCAGGAATTTCAGAGCGCGCTGGGTATCCAATTACTTTTAAAGAATTTTTAAAGGTAGGTGCGCCTGCTACTGCTATCTCAGTTGCTATTGGAATGATCTGGCTATTACTTGGAGGTTGA
- a CDS encoding NAD(+)/NADH kinase: MFKKIGIIAKTKVKNIEKIIFELLEYFKDKDVEVVLGCEAAQALGKDGPKREQLAAFVDMILVLGGDGTFISAARSVNESMKDVPILGVNLGRMGFLTEVPLNRIYEVLDDIFIKKNFLIEHRMMLDVEILKNNELIAKKTVFNDAVISKGALARIVPIRVDALVDNKKNHLAVYYADGLIVSTPSGSTAYSLAAGGPIVYPTLDSIIITPICPHTLSNRPLIIPDNSVLYIKMDEDIEDVMATLDGQIGYKIDINYTIVVRKSERKIKIITQKDKNYFDVLRTKLNWEERKIRHLKC, translated from the coding sequence ATGTTTAAAAAAATCGGTATAATAGCCAAAACAAAGGTTAAAAATATAGAGAAGATAATATTTGAGTTGCTTGAGTATTTTAAGGATAAAGATGTTGAGGTTGTGCTTGGTTGTGAAGCAGCTCAGGCTTTGGGAAAGGATGGGCCAAAAAGAGAGCAGCTTGCAGCTTTTGTTGATATGATTCTGGTTTTAGGCGGTGATGGCACATTTATCTCTGCTGCAAGGAGCGTGAATGAATCGATGAAGGATGTGCCGATATTGGGCGTGAATCTTGGCAGAATGGGTTTTTTGACAGAGGTACCTCTAAACAGGATCTATGAGGTTTTAGATGATATCTTTATTAAAAAAAACTTTTTGATTGAACATAGGATGATGCTTGATGTGGAGATTCTAAAAAACAATGAACTTATAGCAAAGAAGACCGTCTTTAACGATGCGGTAATAAGCAAAGGCGCACTGGCTCGTATTGTTCCCATAAGGGTTGATGCTTTGGTTGATAATAAAAAGAATCATCTTGCCGTTTACTATGCAGATGGATTGATTGTTTCCACACCTTCTGGTTCTACGGCTTATTCACTTGCAGCAGGTGGTCCTATTGTTTATCCGACGCTGGATTCTATTATTATTACACCCATTTGTCCGCATACCTTATCAAACAGGCCGCTCATTATACCGGATAATTCCGTTTTGTATATAAAAATGGATGAGGATATTGAAGATGTGATGGCAACACTGGATGGTCAGATCGGTTATAAAATCGACATAAATTACACTATTGTTGTAAGAAAATCTGAAAGAAAGATAAAGATTATCACACAGAAAGATAAAAACTACTTCGATGTTTTAAGAACGAAGCTAAACTGGGAAGAAAGAAAGATCAGGCATCTTAAATGCTAA
- a CDS encoding ParB/RepB/Spo0J family partition protein → MPKKGGLGRGIEAIFEGIEDIDNSDRIVALELDTIKPNPFQPRESFDDRDLEELAESIKQKGLIQPIIVREIDGEYEIVAGERRFLAAKLAGLSSIPAIIKQLSDKESAEIALIENVQRKDLNPVEEALAYKRLIETFGYTQEEVAQKIGKDRATIANSLRLLKLPEPVLNMLKKGEISAGHARAILSLKNQNKQVELANRIKEKKLSVREAEKEVYLTSQDEFILEIKNRLKSTLSVSKISVSLKNGKYKLELVFDNKEVVEDFLRRMS, encoded by the coding sequence ATGCCTAAAAAGGGCGGCCTTGGAAGAGGAATCGAGGCAATTTTTGAAGGCATCGAGGATATAGACAACAGCGATAGAATTGTGGCATTGGAGCTTGACACTATAAAACCCAATCCATTTCAGCCAAGAGAGTCTTTTGACGATAGGGACTTAGAGGAACTTGCCGAATCGATTAAGCAAAAAGGCCTGATTCAGCCGATTATTGTTAGAGAAATCGATGGCGAATATGAAATAGTGGCAGGAGAAAGAAGGTTTCTTGCCGCAAAACTTGCAGGATTATCATCTATTCCAGCTATTATAAAGCAGCTTTCGGATAAGGAAAGTGCAGAGATTGCTCTGATTGAAAATGTTCAGCGTAAGGATTTGAATCCTGTTGAGGAGGCCTTGGCCTACAAAAGGCTCATTGAAACATTTGGTTATACTCAGGAGGAGGTAGCCCAGAAAATTGGTAAGGATAGGGCAACCATTGCAAATAGCCTGCGTCTTTTAAAGCTACCTGAGCCTGTTTTGAATATGCTTAAAAAAGGTGAAATTTCGGCGGGTCATGCAAGGGCTATACTTTCATTAAAAAATCAAAATAAACAGGTTGAACTTGCAAACAGAATAAAGGAAAAAAAGCTAAGCGTTAGAGAGGCAGAAAAAGAGGTGTATCTTACATCACAGGATGAATTTATCCTTGAAATAAAGAATAGATTAAAATCTACACTAAGTGTGTCAAAGATATCGGTTTCTTTGAAAAACGGTAAATACAAGCTTGAGCTTGTGTTTGATAATAAAGAGGTTGTGGAAGATTTTTTAAGGAGGATGTCTTAA
- the murG gene encoding undecaprenyldiphospho-muramoylpentapeptide beta-N-acetylglucosaminyltransferase produces the protein MRVVLTGGGTGGHLFAAIAFGEYLKQNGYDVVLIGSEYGIESRILKDYNFEYFLLKSRGIAGKSFVDKLKNSFIMVNGFFDALSILKKIDPVFCVGFGGYVSLPVMSAALVLKKTTAIVEQNSIPGKTNKLLGRFVDLVFVNFEMTANYFKNACVVGNPTRLKLSIERDFSYNRLRVGVIGGSRGARRINQAMIELSAFDIDIDVIHQTGDEDYPVVSEAYKRNKKNWQVFKFIDDMEWFYKSIDFIICRAGASTLSEIACSSLPGLLVPYPYAIYNHQYHNAKFFEENGAGWLINDKDLSGKKIHSFISSLTVEKLRVASKNASKLCKSDSCEKMIKKLKEIKR, from the coding sequence ATGAGAGTTGTTTTAACCGGTGGAGGAACAGGAGGGCATCTTTTTGCTGCTATTGCCTTTGGTGAATATCTGAAACAAAACGGCTACGATGTTGTGTTGATAGGTTCAGAATACGGTATAGAAAGCAGGATTTTAAAAGACTACAATTTTGAATATTTTTTACTTAAATCAAGGGGTATAGCAGGTAAGTCTTTTGTTGATAAGCTTAAAAATAGCTTTATTATGGTTAATGGATTTTTTGATGCATTGTCTATTTTAAAAAAAATAGACCCTGTGTTTTGCGTGGGTTTTGGTGGTTATGTAAGCCTTCCTGTTATGTCTGCTGCGCTTGTTTTGAAGAAAACAACTGCGATAGTTGAGCAAAATTCAATACCGGGAAAAACAAATAAGCTTTTGGGTAGGTTTGTTGATTTGGTTTTTGTAAACTTTGAGATGACTGCCAATTATTTTAAAAATGCTTGTGTTGTGGGCAATCCTACACGCCTGAAATTATCGATAGAAAGGGATTTTTCATACAATAGACTGAGGGTCGGTGTTATAGGTGGCTCAAGGGGTGCAAGAAGGATAAATCAGGCGATGATTGAGTTATCGGCTTTTGATATTGATATAGATGTAATTCATCAGACAGGCGATGAGGATTATCCAGTTGTATCAGAAGCATATAAAAGGAATAAAAAAAACTGGCAGGTGTTTAAGTTTATAGATGATATGGAGTGGTTTTATAAAAGTATCGATTTTATTATCTGTAGAGCCGGTGCTTCCACGCTTTCTGAGATTGCCTGCAGCAGCCTTCCCGGTTTACTTGTTCCTTATCCCTACGCCATTTATAACCATCAATACCATAATGCAAAATTTTTTGAGGAAAATGGTGCTGGTTGGTTGATAAACGATAAAGATTTGAGTGGAAAAAAAATTCATTCTTTTATATCATCTTTGACGGTTGAGAAGTTAAGGGTGGCTTCTAAAAATGCCTCAAAGCTATGTAAGTCGGATAGTTGTGAAAAAATGATTAAGAAACTAAAAGAGATTAAACGATGA
- a CDS encoding ATP synthase F0 subunit B: MINIDYTLFLQMAAFLILMLLLNVILYKPLLKTIKERFNRIETLRSEAERLKSEALKYEEEYNSRLTMTEEDAKKKYNNAILSAMKERDEKIFEQKKQAAAEIGAFEDEVKKQIDIEINASKDFAIEIANKIYKQLFG, translated from the coding sequence ATGATAAACATCGACTACACTCTCTTTCTGCAGATGGCTGCGTTTCTTATTTTAATGTTATTACTCAATGTAATTCTGTACAAGCCTTTACTTAAAACTATCAAAGAGAGATTTAATAGGATAGAGACGCTGAGAAGCGAAGCTGAGCGACTTAAAAGTGAGGCTTTAAAATATGAGGAGGAATATAATTCAAGATTGACAATGACTGAGGAGGATGCAAAAAAGAAATACAATAACGCTATTCTTTCAGCTATGAAGGAAAGGGATGAAAAGATTTTTGAGCAGAAAAAACAGGCTGCAGCTGAGATTGGTGCATTTGAGGATGAGGTAAAAAAACAGATAGATATAGAAATAAATGCCTCAAAGGATTTTGCTATAGAGATAGCAAATAAGATTTATAAGCAGCTTTTTGGGTAG
- a CDS encoding ParA family protein has protein sequence MKTIAITNQKGGVGKTTTAINLGASLAVLGKKVLIIDMDPQANATSGLGISKDICIYHALIGKRTLKSLITQTETDNLYLVPSNISLIGAEVELVNQPHKEKILKQLLKDVKDFDYVLIDCPPSLGFLTVNALVAADSVLVPVQCEYYAMEGLAQLLHTINLVKKTFNPLLKIEGILLTMHDKRNNLSKQVEMELKRHFPKYIFKTLIPRNVRLSEAPSFGKSVIAYDLKCPGSQSYLSLAKEVLKYA, from the coding sequence ATGAAGACAATAGCCATTACAAACCAGAAGGGTGGTGTGGGTAAAACAACGACAGCCATAAACTTAGGTGCTTCTTTGGCTGTGTTAGGTAAAAAGGTGTTGATTATCGATATGGACCCGCAGGCCAATGCAACAAGCGGCCTTGGAATCTCAAAAGATATCTGTATATACCATGCTTTGATTGGCAAACGAACACTTAAATCGCTTATAACGCAAACCGAGACCGATAATCTCTACCTTGTGCCATCCAATATTTCACTAATCGGTGCTGAGGTTGAACTTGTGAATCAGCCTCATAAGGAGAAAATTTTAAAGCAACTCCTCAAAGATGTAAAAGATTTTGATTATGTTTTGATAGATTGTCCTCCATCTTTGGGTTTTTTGACTGTAAATGCGCTTGTTGCGGCAGATAGTGTGCTTGTGCCTGTTCAGTGTGAGTATTATGCAATGGAAGGGTTAGCACAGCTATTGCATACAATAAATCTGGTTAAAAAGACATTCAATCCGCTTTTAAAGATTGAGGGAATTCTGCTTACGATGCATGATAAGAGAAACAACCTCTCAAAGCAGGTTGAAATGGAGCTTAAAAGGCATTTTCCCAAATATATTTTCAAAACCCTGATTCCCCGCAATGTCAGGTTGTCTGAGGCTCCCAGTTTTGGAAAGTCCGTTATAGCCTATGATTTGAAATGCCCCGGTAGTCAGAGTTATCTATCCCTTGCAAAAGAGGTTTTAAAGTATGCCTAA
- a CDS encoding universal stress protein, producing the protein MDYGIVVVAKGSEVGLKAAKEAVKIAKDKNYKEIYLLFVNDPNFYSGEGISVGKDDVSESLKHIGDAVISKLTDYIKKEDQDLEVRSIILYGATAEEIVKFLQVNKVDVFIIPKDKRGPIERSIVGGDIEPFYKEIAKLTNCVVVG; encoded by the coding sequence ATGGATTATGGTATTGTTGTTGTTGCAAAAGGCTCTGAAGTTGGTTTGAAAGCTGCAAAAGAGGCAGTCAAAATAGCAAAAGATAAAAACTATAAGGAGATATATCTGCTCTTTGTGAATGATCCTAATTTCTATTCGGGTGAGGGTATTTCTGTTGGCAAAGATGATGTATCTGAAAGTCTGAAGCACATAGGCGATGCAGTAATAAGTAAGTTAACCGATTATATAAAAAAGGAAGATCAAGATTTAGAGGTTAGAAGCATTATACTGTATGGAGCAACTGCAGAAGAGATTGTGAAATTTTTGCAGGTAAACAAAGTAGATGTATTTATAATACCAAAAGATAAACGAGGGCCTATTGAAAGATCTATAGTTGGTGGAGATATAGAACCGTTTTATAAAGAGATTGCAAAACTAACTAATTGTGTTGTTGTTGGGTAA
- a CDS encoding F0F1 ATP synthase subunit B family protein, translating into MFKFILSLMFVFVPVLVFGADESGIEPNMGWRMINFAIFVVVLWYFLRKPIVNYFKGRRESIVNELKEAESLKEEAEKLLKEAEEKINSLEEELKKIIETFESMAESEKQQIFKELEETLARIKASIEEEKNSILSRAKLELLRKMSKDAIENLKRKIAQLSENEHRKINEKFIRSLQQ; encoded by the coding sequence ATGTTTAAGTTTATTTTGTCTTTGATGTTTGTTTTTGTCCCTGTTTTGGTATTTGGAGCTGATGAAAGCGGCATTGAGCCCAATATGGGCTGGAGAATGATAAACTTTGCTATTTTTGTTGTGGTTTTATGGTATTTTTTAAGGAAGCCTATTGTAAACTACTTTAAGGGTCGCAGGGAGAGTATTGTAAACGAACTCAAAGAGGCAGAATCTCTAAAAGAGGAAGCAGAAAAGCTTTTAAAAGAAGCTGAAGAAAAGATCAACTCTCTGGAGGAGGAGCTTAAAAAGATCATTGAAACCTTCGAATCGATGGCAGAAAGCGAAAAACAGCAGATTTTTAAGGAACTTGAGGAAACACTTGCAAGGATCAAAGCCTCTATAGAGGAGGAGAAAAACTCAATCTTATCCAGAGCAAAGCTTGAGCTTTTAAGGAAAATGAGCAAGGATGCCATAGAAAATCTCAAAAGAAAAATTGCTCAGCTCTCTGAGAATGAGCATAGAAAAATCAATGAGAAATTTATAAGGAGCCTGCAACAATGA
- a CDS encoding AAA family ATPase — translation MLKSIEIDNFLTIKHAVIEPSDNITAITGESGSGKSLILKAVEAVFLPKTPTGYIGNFSNDASVKLQFLLDENQKKVFEEYGIFDDEVVIQKIIKQTSSKALINHEPVSMRVMAVFKPFLVGIASQGYAYELFDSDRLIEIIDRFIDKNIKDEFLRQYRDYTEIKRAIDETEEALDKINQKRPLVMIEAIDKVKPEKGEYTGLLDKLKKAKELKKSKEIAYRLIDILFDGDNSVVNRLDEAVGLLEKLSNGGFDIKIDGVNTAKEMIEQLKVEIENVLEVSFSFEEIDRLNARLFELEKLQRFFGMELDEVVDERKKLDELVKKQDKLKFKLRELKEELDKKGNLLKNAQKNLSQARKEAAEKIKNEIVKYLGELQLKSSRVEFNFSEKKVDKSGADRVEILFSANFDYDVQPIHKIASGGEKNRFILALKKALSKLNMKSETLFFDEIESGISGRVLEKLLNSLKDFSKTNQIVLITHAQEVEKIADRIYGVEKIVEEGKTVSVVKRLK, via the coding sequence ATGCTAAAAAGCATAGAGATAGATAACTTTTTGACGATAAAGCATGCAGTAATTGAACCTTCAGATAATATAACAGCAATAACGGGAGAATCAGGCAGTGGAAAATCTTTGATCTTAAAGGCTGTTGAGGCAGTGTTTTTGCCCAAAACACCGACAGGCTACATTGGCAACTTTTCTAATGATGCTTCTGTGAAATTGCAGTTTTTGCTTGATGAAAATCAAAAGAAAGTTTTTGAGGAGTATGGAATTTTTGACGATGAAGTCGTTATCCAGAAGATAATAAAACAGACAAGCTCAAAAGCATTGATTAATCATGAGCCTGTTAGCATGAGGGTAATGGCAGTGTTTAAACCCTTTTTGGTTGGAATAGCCTCGCAGGGTTATGCTTATGAGCTGTTTGATTCCGATAGGTTGATTGAGATAATAGATAGATTTATTGATAAAAATATTAAAGATGAGTTTTTAAGGCAGTATAGGGATTATACTGAAATAAAAAGGGCAATAGATGAAACTGAAGAGGCTTTGGATAAGATTAATCAAAAAAGGCCGCTTGTGATGATTGAGGCAATAGATAAGGTAAAACCAGAAAAGGGTGAATACACAGGTTTACTTGATAAACTAAAAAAAGCCAAAGAACTAAAAAAATCCAAAGAGATTGCGTATAGATTAATTGATATACTCTTTGATGGTGACAACAGTGTGGTGAATAGACTTGATGAGGCTGTAGGTTTGCTGGAAAAATTATCCAATGGCGGGTTTGATATAAAAATAGATGGTGTTAATACAGCCAAAGAGATGATAGAACAGCTAAAGGTTGAGATAGAAAATGTACTTGAGGTTTCGTTTTCTTTTGAGGAGATAGATAGATTAAATGCCCGTCTTTTTGAGCTTGAAAAACTACAGCGTTTCTTTGGTATGGAGCTTGATGAAGTCGTTGATGAGAGAAAAAAACTTGATGAGCTGGTAAAAAAACAGGATAAGCTGAAATTTAAACTAAGAGAGCTTAAAGAGGAGCTTGATAAAAAAGGCAATTTACTTAAAAACGCACAAAAAAATTTATCACAGGCAAGAAAAGAAGCCGCAGAAAAGATAAAAAACGAAATTGTTAAATATCTGGGTGAGTTGCAGCTAAAAAGCAGCAGGGTTGAGTTTAACTTTTCTGAAAAGAAGGTTGACAAAAGCGGAGCAGATAGGGTGGAGATTCTTTTTAGTGCAAATTTTGACTACGATGTTCAGCCTATCCATAAAATTGCCTCAGGTGGTGAAAAAAACAGGTTTATATTGGCTTTAAAGAAGGCTCTATCAAAACTTAATATGAAGAGTGAAACGCTGTTTTTTGATGAGATAGAATCCGGTATAAGCGGCAGGGTTTTAGAAAAACTACTAAATAGTTTAAAGGATTTTTCAAAAACCAATCAGATTGTGTTGATTACCCATGCACAAGAGGTTGAAAAGATAGCAGATAGAATCTATGGTGTTGAAAAGATTGTTGAAGAAGGCAAAACTGTTAGCGTTGTAAAAAGGCTAAAATGA
- a CDS encoding ABC transporter ATP-binding protein, with protein MLKVENLCVRYGKAVALKGVSIEAKERAITAVVGANGAGKTTLLNAVFNIVAKEGLVIFDKKDITYLKTHKITSMGLGYIPDKRSVFVDMSVYDNLIVAAYTMLKKRPKQWFEEKLEALFEHFPSLKDKLSLKAGYLSGGEQQMLSIAQLVLRQPKMVVMDEPSAGLSPKLTKVMFDLVAFLKKNGIGVLIVEQNVNKTIKISDWVYVLKNGEISDEGLAEEFYDELKLKKAYFGG; from the coding sequence ATGTTAAAGGTAGAGAATCTCTGTGTAAGATACGGTAAGGCTGTTGCTTTAAAAGGTGTATCAATAGAAGCAAAAGAGAGGGCGATTACTGCAGTTGTAGGTGCAAATGGAGCGGGTAAAACCACGCTTTTGAATGCCGTTTTTAATATAGTTGCAAAAGAGGGTTTGGTGATTTTTGATAAAAAGGATATTACTTACCTAAAAACACATAAAATCACATCGATGGGGCTTGGCTATATTCCTGACAAAAGAAGTGTTTTTGTTGATATGAGCGTGTATGATAATCTAATTGTTGCAGCATATACGATGCTTAAAAAACGACCCAAACAATGGTTTGAAGAAAAGCTTGAGGCGTTGTTTGAACACTTTCCATCTTTAAAAGATAAACTATCTTTAAAGGCTGGTTATCTTTCAGGCGGCGAGCAGCAGATGCTTTCTATTGCTCAGCTTGTTTTAAGGCAACCAAAAATGGTTGTTATGGATGAGCCTTCGGCTGGATTGTCGCCCAAGCTCACAAAGGTTATGTTTGACCTTGTGGCTTTTTTGAAAAAAAACGGCATAGGTGTATTGATTGTTGAGCAAAATGTTAATAAAACTATAAAGATATCGGATTGGGTGTATGTGCTAAAAAATGGTGAGATTAGCGATGAAGGTTTAGCAGAGGAATTTTATGACGAACTGAAACTAAAAAAGGCTTATTTTGGAGGTTAG